A single window of Nocardia higoensis DNA harbors:
- a CDS encoding TIGR03619 family F420-dependent LLM class oxidoreductase has product MRYGIVLFTSDRGITPAAAARAAEDNGFHSFYVPEHTHIPVKREAAHPGTGDATLPDDRYMRTLDPWVALATAAAVTERIELATAVALPTESDPITLAKTIASLDHLSGGRVLLGAGFGWNTDELTDHGVPAGKRRTVLREYLEGMRALWRDDEAEYTGEFLSFGPSWAWPKPVHRNVPVLIGAGGTEKTFRWIAKSADGWITTPGETDITDRLALLQQIWAEAGRPGAPRVVALDIKPDAGRLADWAAAGVTDVLYGLPDKPEDQVRAYLERLAAKLAVPAGEGH; this is encoded by the coding sequence ATGCGCTACGGCATCGTTCTCTTCACCAGCGACCGCGGCATCACCCCCGCCGCGGCGGCGCGGGCCGCCGAGGACAACGGCTTCCACTCCTTCTACGTCCCCGAGCACACCCATATCCCGGTCAAGCGCGAGGCCGCGCATCCGGGCACCGGCGATGCCACACTGCCCGACGACCGCTACATGCGCACCCTGGATCCCTGGGTGGCGCTGGCGACGGCCGCCGCGGTCACCGAACGGATCGAACTCGCGACGGCGGTGGCGCTGCCCACCGAGAGCGATCCGATCACACTGGCCAAGACGATCGCGTCGCTGGATCACCTGTCCGGTGGGCGCGTGCTGCTCGGCGCCGGATTCGGCTGGAACACCGACGAACTCACCGATCACGGGGTGCCGGCGGGCAAGCGCCGGACCGTGCTGCGCGAGTATCTGGAGGGCATGCGCGCGCTGTGGCGCGACGACGAGGCCGAGTACACCGGCGAGTTCCTGTCCTTCGGGCCGAGCTGGGCGTGGCCGAAACCGGTGCACCGGAACGTACCGGTACTGATCGGCGCGGGCGGCACGGAGAAGACCTTCCGGTGGATCGCGAAATCCGCCGACGGGTGGATCACCACACCGGGCGAAACCGACATCACCGACAGACTCGCACTGCTGCAACAGATCTGGGCCGAAGCCGGTCGCCCGGGCGCGCCGAGAGTCGTGGCGCTCGACATCAAGCCGGACGCAGGGCGCCTCGCGGATTGGGCCGCTGCGGGCGTGACCGACGTACTGTACGGTTTGCCCGATAAGCCCGAGGACCAGGTACGGGCCTACCTCGAGCGTCTCGCCGCCAAGCTGGCCGTACCGGCCGGGGAAGGACACTGA
- a CDS encoding carboxymuconolactone decarboxylase family protein: MSGTQPAEQQSRTRARGLAKMGEVYGFDFADGQDELFAITADHLFAGIWSRPGLTLRDRRLLLLGALAAGDMFDVAGIQVGAALHNEELSAEQLREAARFLGDHLGSAPGEGLDAVVTAALDDA; this comes from the coding sequence ATGAGCGGGACGCAACCGGCCGAGCAGCAGTCGCGGACACGGGCGCGCGGACTGGCGAAGATGGGCGAGGTCTACGGTTTCGACTTCGCCGACGGTCAGGACGAGCTGTTCGCGATCACCGCCGACCACCTCTTCGCGGGCATCTGGTCGCGTCCCGGGCTCACCCTGCGCGATCGCAGGCTGCTACTGCTCGGCGCGCTCGCGGCAGGCGACATGTTCGATGTGGCGGGCATCCAGGTGGGCGCCGCCCTGCACAACGAGGAACTGAGTGCCGAGCAGTTGCGCGAGGCCGCCCGGTTCCTCGGTGATCATCTCGGCTCCGCGCCCGGCGAGGGGCTCGACGCGGTCGTCACCGCCGCACTCGACGACGCCTGA
- a CDS encoding dihydrolipoyl dehydrogenase family protein, with product MTDENARTYDVIVLGAGPAGENVADRTAAAGLRTVVVESELIGGECSYWACVPSKALLRPALLRAEAARMPGVDTIVTGPLDTPAVLAHRDAMVAGWDDHGQADWLESAGIALIRGVGRIAGPRQVRVETSQGEVLLTARHAVAVCTGSRAAVPALPGSDGVRIWTSREATGARRVPSRLIVVGGGVVATEMATAWRALGSRVTVVVRGERLLPRMEAFAADLVVERLKERGVDLRFGATVTSVERSGGPGDRIDVTLGDGTHLVTDEILFATGRAPRTDDIGLDTVGLTPGEWIETDDTCTATGVEGAWLYAVGDVNHRALLTHQGKYQARIAGAAIADRARGNALDTAEWGRHAGTADRLAVPQVVVTDPEIAAVGLTTADAARAGLEVDVVDYDLGRVSGSVQYDPAYRGSARMLVDPRRRVVVGATFAGPGVTELLHSATIAIAGEVPLDRLWHAVPSFPTISEIWLRLLETHRDEHRSRGGA from the coding sequence ATGACAGACGAGAACGCTCGGACCTATGACGTCATCGTCCTCGGCGCCGGCCCGGCGGGCGAGAACGTCGCCGATCGGACCGCGGCCGCCGGCCTCCGCACCGTCGTCGTGGAGTCCGAACTGATCGGCGGTGAATGCTCGTACTGGGCCTGCGTTCCCAGCAAAGCGCTGCTGCGCCCGGCGCTGCTGCGCGCCGAGGCCGCCCGTATGCCCGGCGTCGACACGATCGTCACCGGCCCGCTCGACACCCCGGCCGTCCTGGCGCACCGCGACGCCATGGTCGCCGGCTGGGACGACCACGGGCAGGCCGACTGGCTCGAATCCGCGGGCATCGCGCTCATCCGCGGCGTCGGCCGGATCGCCGGGCCGCGGCAGGTGCGGGTCGAGACCTCCCAGGGTGAGGTGCTGCTGACCGCGCGGCACGCGGTGGCCGTGTGCACCGGCTCTCGCGCGGCCGTGCCCGCTCTGCCCGGCTCGGACGGCGTGCGGATCTGGACCAGCAGGGAGGCCACCGGCGCCCGCCGGGTGCCGAGCCGATTGATCGTGGTCGGTGGTGGCGTGGTCGCCACCGAGATGGCGACCGCGTGGCGGGCGCTGGGTTCGCGGGTCACCGTCGTCGTCCGCGGCGAGCGCCTGCTGCCCCGCATGGAGGCCTTCGCCGCGGACCTGGTCGTCGAGCGGCTGAAAGAGCGCGGCGTCGATCTGCGATTCGGTGCCACCGTCACCTCCGTCGAACGCTCGGGCGGTCCAGGCGATCGCATCGATGTCACGCTCGGCGACGGCACCCACCTCGTCACCGACGAAATTCTCTTCGCGACCGGCCGCGCACCGCGGACCGACGACATCGGCCTCGACACCGTCGGGCTGACCCCGGGCGAGTGGATCGAGACCGACGACACCTGCACCGCCACCGGGGTCGAGGGCGCCTGGCTCTACGCGGTGGGCGACGTCAATCACCGTGCGCTGCTCACCCATCAGGGCAAGTACCAGGCACGTATCGCGGGCGCGGCCATCGCCGACCGGGCGCGCGGGAACGCGCTCGACACCGCCGAGTGGGGACGCCATGCCGGCACCGCCGACCGGCTGGCCGTGCCGCAGGTCGTGGTCACCGACCCGGAGATCGCCGCCGTCGGCCTCACCACCGCTGACGCCGCACGCGCCGGACTCGAGGTCGACGTGGTCGATTACGACCTCGGCCGGGTCTCCGGCTCGGTCCAGTACGACCCCGCCTACCGCGGCTCCGCCCGAATGCTGGTCGACCCGCGTCGCCGCGTCGTCGTGGGCGCGACCTTCGCCGGACCCGGCGTCACCGAACTGTTGCATTCGGCGACCATCGCGATCGCGGGGGAGGTCCCCCTCGACCGGCTCTGGCACGCGGTTCCGTCGTTCCCGACCATCAGCGAGATCTGGCTGCGGCTGCTGGAGACCCATCGCGACGAGCATCGTTCCCGCGGCGGCGCCTGA
- a CDS encoding cytochrome P450 codes for MTAASVEPLTFDPYDYAFHENPYPIYARLRAEAPLYHNPDLDFWALSRHADVIAAFRDAGRFSSANGVSLDPAAWGPHAHRTMSFLAMDDPRHMRMRKLVYKGFTPRRVAEMEARIREITLEYLGPALERGSLDWIDDFAGKLPMDVISELMGVPESDRAEVRRLADLVVHREDGVLDVPDAAIDASLRLVGYYADMVKDRRVRRTDDLTSALLDAEIDGDSLSDDEIIGFMFLMVVAGNETTTKLLGNAVYWAGRNPAEFAKVAADPERVPDWVEETLRYDTSSQMVARCPTVDIEMHGGVIPAGSKVLLLIGSANRDSAAFDDADTYRLDRTHTSALASFGAGVHFCLGAHLARLEADVALREFLTRVRDYEVVTEGVERVHSTNVRGFAHLPITVEVR; via the coding sequence ATGACCGCGGCGTCGGTGGAACCGTTGACATTCGATCCGTACGACTACGCGTTCCACGAGAACCCGTACCCGATCTACGCCCGGCTGCGCGCCGAGGCGCCGCTGTACCACAATCCGGACCTGGACTTCTGGGCGTTGTCCCGGCACGCGGACGTCATCGCGGCCTTCCGCGACGCGGGCCGGTTCTCCAGCGCCAACGGCGTCTCGCTCGACCCCGCCGCCTGGGGCCCGCACGCGCATCGCACCATGTCGTTCCTGGCGATGGACGATCCGCGGCACATGCGCATGCGCAAGCTCGTCTACAAGGGCTTCACCCCGCGCCGCGTCGCCGAGATGGAGGCGCGGATCAGGGAGATCACCCTGGAGTACCTCGGTCCCGCCCTGGAGCGCGGCAGTCTCGACTGGATCGACGACTTCGCGGGCAAGCTGCCGATGGATGTGATCTCGGAGCTGATGGGCGTGCCCGAATCCGATCGCGCCGAGGTCCGGCGGCTGGCCGATCTGGTGGTGCACCGCGAAGACGGGGTGCTCGACGTGCCCGACGCCGCGATCGACGCCTCGCTGCGCCTGGTCGGCTACTACGCCGACATGGTGAAGGACCGGCGTGTGCGGCGCACCGACGATCTGACCTCGGCATTGCTGGACGCCGAGATCGACGGCGACTCGCTGTCCGACGACGAGATCATCGGCTTCATGTTCCTGATGGTGGTGGCCGGCAACGAGACCACCACCAAGCTGCTCGGCAACGCGGTGTACTGGGCGGGGCGCAACCCGGCCGAGTTCGCCAAGGTCGCCGCCGATCCGGAGCGGGTGCCGGACTGGGTGGAGGAGACGCTGCGCTACGACACCTCGAGCCAGATGGTGGCGCGCTGCCCGACGGTCGACATCGAGATGCACGGCGGCGTCATCCCGGCAGGCTCGAAGGTGCTGCTGCTCATCGGCTCGGCCAACCGCGATTCGGCGGCCTTCGACGACGCCGACACCTACCGGCTGGACCGGACCCACACCAGCGCCCTGGCCAGCTTCGGCGCGGGCGTGCATTTCTGCCTCGGCGCGCACCTGGCGCGACTGGAGGCCGATGTCGCGCTGCGTGAATTCCTCACGCGGGTGCGCGATTACGAAGTCGTGACCGAGGGCGTCGAGCGCGTGCACTCGACCAACGTGCGCGGCTTCGCCCATCTGCCGATCACCGTGGAGGTGCGCTGA
- a CDS encoding SDR family oxidoreductase: MPRFEPHPTIRPAVIAGASSGIGAATAVALARLGHPVALGARRVELCAELAEKIRADGGTAMAHRLDVLDGDSVDAFVTAAEAAHGPTEMLVSGAGDIEFGPVGEMPTEDFLRQVQVHLVGAHRMVHRVLPGMLERQRGDIVLISSDCAELPRPQTGAYSAAKAGVEAMVNQMRMELEGTGIRASLVRPGPTQTGMGLTSPAERVGPMLEAWQKWGFARHPYFLRASQLASAVVAVVSAPRGAHLVLVEVQPEAPLEARPAATGDAP; the protein is encoded by the coding sequence ATGCCTCGTTTCGAACCCCATCCGACGATCCGCCCCGCGGTGATCGCGGGAGCGTCCTCGGGCATCGGCGCGGCCACCGCGGTGGCCTTGGCCCGGCTCGGCCATCCGGTGGCCCTGGGTGCGCGCCGGGTGGAGCTGTGTGCGGAATTGGCCGAGAAGATCAGGGCCGACGGCGGCACCGCCATGGCGCATCGACTGGACGTGCTCGACGGCGATTCGGTCGATGCTTTCGTGACCGCCGCCGAGGCCGCTCACGGACCCACCGAGATGCTGGTCTCCGGCGCGGGCGACATCGAATTCGGTCCGGTCGGCGAAATGCCCACCGAGGACTTCCTGCGGCAGGTGCAGGTGCACCTGGTGGGCGCGCACCGGATGGTGCACCGGGTGCTGCCGGGAATGCTGGAGCGGCAGCGCGGCGACATCGTGCTCATCAGCTCCGACTGCGCCGAGCTCCCGCGCCCGCAGACCGGCGCCTACAGCGCGGCCAAGGCGGGCGTCGAGGCGATGGTGAACCAGATGCGCATGGAATTGGAGGGCACCGGAATCCGCGCGTCGCTGGTGCGTCCCGGCCCGACCCAGACCGGCATGGGACTGACCTCGCCCGCCGAACGAGTCGGGCCGATGCTCGAAGCCTGGCAGAAGTGGGGCTTCGCCCGGCATCCGTACTTCCTGCGTGCCTCGCAGCTGGCATCCGCGGTGGTCGCGGTGGTCAGTGCCCCGCGCGGGGCGCATCTGGTGCTGGTGGAGGTGCAGCCGGAAGCGCCGCTCGAGGCGCGCCCCGCCGCGACCGGGGACGCGCCGTGA
- a CDS encoding ferredoxin, which yields MRIVVDLDLCQGHAACQAEAPGIFSVPKRGQVEILDPRPGPDRREDVANAIRYCPTQALSLVDDEPDTRSEGAK from the coding sequence GTGAGGATCGTCGTCGACCTTGATCTGTGCCAGGGCCACGCCGCCTGCCAGGCCGAAGCGCCCGGCATCTTCTCCGTGCCCAAGCGCGGTCAGGTCGAGATTCTCGATCCCAGACCCGGCCCGGACCGGCGCGAGGATGTCGCGAACGCGATCCGCTACTGCCCGACACAAGCGCTGTCGCTCGTCGACGACGAGCCCGATACCCGATCGGAGGGTGCGAAGTGA